Proteins from a genomic interval of Diospyros lotus cultivar Yz01 chromosome 6, ASM1463336v1, whole genome shotgun sequence:
- the LOC127804867 gene encoding bifunctional nuclease 2 isoform X1 → MVGAQLCCRAVCGFAGFTDQLNAGRQIRSSLCHYSSSSLLRFSFRLGLSHRHCGRSKSVLICCKSSRSFGPESDDNGGPDHDYVEAFVLLSETIRHYRMRMQGFQEEAKWQSSAQSFPRNEVSSIGPAFLRHFQSPTIFLKISCDGDFLLPIIVGEFAIEKLIDSSNEDDSWDCPNQFQLVRNLVEHLGYRVTMVRITERVVNTYFARIFFSKPGENDILSVDARPSDAINVAKRCMAPIYVNKQIVLTDGFRIAYGIGRTRNPNSIYDVSLDSPADGPDLLALELELVQNMNLAVKEERYSDAAMWRDKLKELRESKHEH, encoded by the exons ATGGTTGGCGCTCAACTCTGCTGCCGTGCAGTTTGCGGCTTTGCTGGTTTCACAGACCAATTGAATGCGGGCCGTCAAATTCGGAGTTCGCTCTGTCACTACTCCTCTTCCTCGCTGCTTCGGTTCTCGTTTCGATTAGGTTTGTCGCACCGGCATTGTGGCAGATCAAAATCGGTTCTCATATGCTGCAAGTCCTCTCGGAGCTTTGGTCCCGAATCGGACGACAACGGTGGGCCTGATCACGACTATGTTGAAGCGTTCGTCCTTCTTTCAG AAACTATCAGGCACTACCGAATGCGCATGCAAGGATTTCAAGAAGAAGCCAAATGGCAATCCTCTGCGCAGTCTTTCCCTAGAAATGAGGTCAGTTCCATAGGACCGGCATTTCTACGTCATTTTCAGAGTCCcaccatttttttgaaaatatcttgtGACGGAGACTTCTTGCTACCGATAATTGTAG GGGAATTTGCTATTGAAAAGCTTATAGATTCCTCAAATGAGGATGACAGCTGG GATTGCCCAAATCAGTTCCAGCTTGTGAGAAACCTTGTGGAACATCTTGGCTATAGG gTTACCATGGTGAGGATTACAGAAAGAGTGGTGAACACTTACTTTGCCAGGATATTTTTTTCCAAG CCTGGGGAAAATGATATTCTAAGTGTTGATGCACGTCCATCAGATGCCATAAATGTGGCAAAGAGATGCATG GCACCcatatatgtaaataaacaaattgtttTGACAGATGGATTTAGGATTGCCTATGGGATAGGCAGAACGCGGAATCCAAATTCCATATACGACGTGTCTTTAGACAG TCCTGCAGATGGTCCAGATTTGCTTGCTCTGGAATTAGAACTGGTGCAGAATATGAACTTAGCTGTCAAAGAGGAAAGATACAGCGATGCAG CCATGTGGAGAGACAAACTCAAGGAGCTCCGTGAGTCGAAACATGAACATTAA
- the LOC127803271 gene encoding ankyrin repeat domain-containing protein, chloroplastic isoform X2, with protein MYLPISIHLSLAKKKSMWPAAAACLLKPHTPTTHFAILPTSPLWFSGHPSQTLPLSRKPSFPIASASSSLSSFHDDDDDDDHHHVLGNCVVFEDGAFDDPYLHSDLDSGAPHFSKKSAKASVGVKAEDLIPDQWKDAQAEINITKKERRRIARELEFGRRVEKRKRDLMPIRTVSAEDYGAYRDDKLAQLKPLVLDNPRNFTAGNEVVEDSGGARGGDASVPSSSRVAPRNPRLAVYGGTLDDVSEFFSSGSYDPNAAQRSEGHRKLFTKGEKILLNMRIPDVAAATSGKWQPLHTLAASGEFYLVNALLKHNVDINIQDKGGLTALHKAILSKKQAIFNFLLRESANPFVQDEEGATLMHYAVRTASSQMIKILLLYNVDIDLQDSDGWTPLHVAVQTRRTDIVRLLLLKGADKTLKNKML; from the exons ATGTACCTCCCCATCTCAATTCATCTGTCTCTCGCAAAGAAGAAAAGCATGTGGCCGGCAGCAGCAGCCTGTTTATTGAAACCCCATACCCCGACGACCCACTTCGCCATCCTCCCAACTTCTCCTCTTTGGTTCTCTGGCCATCCTTCCCAAACCCTACCCCTCTCCCGAAAACCCTCCTTTCCCATCGCTTCTGCCTCCTCTTCTCTTTCCTCATTccacgacgacgacgacgacgacgaccaCCACCACGTCCTCGGCAACTGCGTTGTGTTCGAAGACGGCGCATTCGACGATCCTTATCTTCATTCCGACCTCGATTCCGGAGCTCCTCACTTCAGCAAGAAGAGCGCTAAGGCCTCTGTCGGAGTGAAGGCTGAGGATTTGATTCCGGACCAGTGGAAAGACGCTCAGGCCGAGATCAACATTACGAAGAAGGAGCGGCGGAGGATTGCTCGGGAGCTGGAGTTTGGTCGTCGGGTTGAGAAGAGGAAGCGAGATCTCATGCCGATAAGGACTGTGAGTGCGGAGGACTACGGGGCATATAGGGACGACAAGCTGGCGCAGTTGAAGCCTCTTGTTCTCGACAATCCACGGAATTTTACGGCTGGGAATGAGGTGGTGGAGGACAGCGGTGGAGCCAGAGGAGGCGATGCCAGTGTTCCGAGTAGCAGCCGTGTGGCGCCGCGGAACCCTAGATTGGCGGTTTATGGTGGTACTTTGGATGATGTTTCTGAATTTTTTAGTAGTGGAAGTTATGACCCCAATGCTGCCCAGAGATCTGAAG GCCATCGGAAGTTGTTTACGAAGGGCGAGAAGATCCTTCTCAATATGAGGATACCTGATGTGGCTGCTGCTACCTCT gGCAAGTGGCAACCTCTGCATACACTTGCTGCATCAGGAGAGTTTTACCTTGTTAATGCTTTGTTAAAACACAATGTTGATATCAACATTCAAGACAAG GGTGGACTAACTGCGCTTCACAAAGCAATACTTTCCAAAAAGCAGGCCATTTTTAACTTTCTCTTGAGAGAATCGGCAAATCCATTTGTTCAGGATGAA GAAGGAGCTACCTTGATGCACTATGCTGTTCGGACAGCTTCAAGTCAGATGATAAAAATTCTGCTGTTATATAATGTTGATATAGATCTCCAAGATAGT GATGGGTGGACTCCTTTGCATGTTGCTGTTCAAACCCGCAGAACAGATATAGTGAGACTTCTGTTACTTAAAGGAGCAGACAAGACACTCAAAAACAAG ATGTTATAA
- the LOC127803271 gene encoding ankyrin repeat domain-containing protein, chloroplastic isoform X1, with product MYLPISIHLSLAKKKSMWPAAAACLLKPHTPTTHFAILPTSPLWFSGHPSQTLPLSRKPSFPIASASSSLSSFHDDDDDDDHHHVLGNCVVFEDGAFDDPYLHSDLDSGAPHFSKKSAKASVGVKAEDLIPDQWKDAQAEINITKKERRRIARELEFGRRVEKRKRDLMPIRTVSAEDYGAYRDDKLAQLKPLVLDNPRNFTAGNEVVEDSGGARGGDASVPSSSRVAPRNPRLAVYGGTLDDVSEFFSSGSYDPNAAQRSEGHRKLFTKGEKILLNMRIPDVAAATSGKWQPLHTLAASGEFYLVNALLKHNVDINIQDKGGLTALHKAILSKKQAIFNFLLRESANPFVQDEEGATLMHYAVRTASSQMIKILLLYNVDIDLQDSDGWTPLHVAVQTRRTDIVRLLLLKGADKTLKNKDGLTPLDLCLYSGRDTRTYELIKLMKQLPKPQ from the exons ATGTACCTCCCCATCTCAATTCATCTGTCTCTCGCAAAGAAGAAAAGCATGTGGCCGGCAGCAGCAGCCTGTTTATTGAAACCCCATACCCCGACGACCCACTTCGCCATCCTCCCAACTTCTCCTCTTTGGTTCTCTGGCCATCCTTCCCAAACCCTACCCCTCTCCCGAAAACCCTCCTTTCCCATCGCTTCTGCCTCCTCTTCTCTTTCCTCATTccacgacgacgacgacgacgacgaccaCCACCACGTCCTCGGCAACTGCGTTGTGTTCGAAGACGGCGCATTCGACGATCCTTATCTTCATTCCGACCTCGATTCCGGAGCTCCTCACTTCAGCAAGAAGAGCGCTAAGGCCTCTGTCGGAGTGAAGGCTGAGGATTTGATTCCGGACCAGTGGAAAGACGCTCAGGCCGAGATCAACATTACGAAGAAGGAGCGGCGGAGGATTGCTCGGGAGCTGGAGTTTGGTCGTCGGGTTGAGAAGAGGAAGCGAGATCTCATGCCGATAAGGACTGTGAGTGCGGAGGACTACGGGGCATATAGGGACGACAAGCTGGCGCAGTTGAAGCCTCTTGTTCTCGACAATCCACGGAATTTTACGGCTGGGAATGAGGTGGTGGAGGACAGCGGTGGAGCCAGAGGAGGCGATGCCAGTGTTCCGAGTAGCAGCCGTGTGGCGCCGCGGAACCCTAGATTGGCGGTTTATGGTGGTACTTTGGATGATGTTTCTGAATTTTTTAGTAGTGGAAGTTATGACCCCAATGCTGCCCAGAGATCTGAAG GCCATCGGAAGTTGTTTACGAAGGGCGAGAAGATCCTTCTCAATATGAGGATACCTGATGTGGCTGCTGCTACCTCT gGCAAGTGGCAACCTCTGCATACACTTGCTGCATCAGGAGAGTTTTACCTTGTTAATGCTTTGTTAAAACACAATGTTGATATCAACATTCAAGACAAG GGTGGACTAACTGCGCTTCACAAAGCAATACTTTCCAAAAAGCAGGCCATTTTTAACTTTCTCTTGAGAGAATCGGCAAATCCATTTGTTCAGGATGAA GAAGGAGCTACCTTGATGCACTATGCTGTTCGGACAGCTTCAAGTCAGATGATAAAAATTCTGCTGTTATATAATGTTGATATAGATCTCCAAGATAGT GATGGGTGGACTCCTTTGCATGTTGCTGTTCAAACCCGCAGAACAGATATAGTGAGACTTCTGTTACTTAAAGGAGCAGACAAGACACTCAAAAACAAG GATGGTCTCACCCCGCTTGATCTCTGCCTCTATTCTGGTCGAGACACAAGGACCTATGAGCTAATCAAGCTGATGAAACAGCTTCCAAAGCCTCAGTAA
- the LOC127804867 gene encoding bifunctional nuclease 2 isoform X2 — MVGAQLCCRAVCGFAGFTDQLNAGRQIRSSLCHYSSSSLLRFSFRLGLSHRHCGRSKSVLICCKSSRSFGPESDDNGGPDHDYVEAFVLLSETIRHYRMRMQGFQEEAKWQSSAQSFPRNEVSSIGPAFLRHFQSPTIFLKISCDGDFLLPIIVGEFAIEKLIDSSNEDDSWDCPNQFQLVRNLVEHLGYRVTMVRITERVVNTYFARIFFSKPGENDILSVDARPSDAINVAKRCMAPIYVNKQIVLTDGFRIAYGIGRTRNPNSIYDVSLDRWSRFACSGIRTGAEYELSCQRGKIQRCSHVERQTQGAP, encoded by the exons ATGGTTGGCGCTCAACTCTGCTGCCGTGCAGTTTGCGGCTTTGCTGGTTTCACAGACCAATTGAATGCGGGCCGTCAAATTCGGAGTTCGCTCTGTCACTACTCCTCTTCCTCGCTGCTTCGGTTCTCGTTTCGATTAGGTTTGTCGCACCGGCATTGTGGCAGATCAAAATCGGTTCTCATATGCTGCAAGTCCTCTCGGAGCTTTGGTCCCGAATCGGACGACAACGGTGGGCCTGATCACGACTATGTTGAAGCGTTCGTCCTTCTTTCAG AAACTATCAGGCACTACCGAATGCGCATGCAAGGATTTCAAGAAGAAGCCAAATGGCAATCCTCTGCGCAGTCTTTCCCTAGAAATGAGGTCAGTTCCATAGGACCGGCATTTCTACGTCATTTTCAGAGTCCcaccatttttttgaaaatatcttgtGACGGAGACTTCTTGCTACCGATAATTGTAG GGGAATTTGCTATTGAAAAGCTTATAGATTCCTCAAATGAGGATGACAGCTGG GATTGCCCAAATCAGTTCCAGCTTGTGAGAAACCTTGTGGAACATCTTGGCTATAGG gTTACCATGGTGAGGATTACAGAAAGAGTGGTGAACACTTACTTTGCCAGGATATTTTTTTCCAAG CCTGGGGAAAATGATATTCTAAGTGTTGATGCACGTCCATCAGATGCCATAAATGTGGCAAAGAGATGCATG GCACCcatatatgtaaataaacaaattgtttTGACAGATGGATTTAGGATTGCCTATGGGATAGGCAGAACGCGGAATCCAAATTCCATATACGACGTGTCTTTAGACAG ATGGTCCAGATTTGCTTGCTCTGGAATTAGAACTGGTGCAGAATATGAACTTAGCTGTCAAAGAGGAAAGATACAGCGATGCAG CCATGTGGAGAGACAAACTCAAGGAGCTCCGTGA
- the LOC127803272 gene encoding serine/arginine-rich splicing factor SR45a: MAESPRRRYSQSPSPYGARSRSRSRSRSRSWSRPRGRSRSRSRSRGRSEVVNQGNTLYVTGLSTRVTERDLEDHFNKEGKVSSCFLVVEPRTRASRGFAFITMETVEDATRCIKRLHQSVLDGRCITVERSRRKRPRTPTPGHYLGLKNTRDHGYRGDRGRYRGGRDDYGYRRSPRRSPYKGGRDYSPRRSPYGGGRSRRERSRSLPYSPYASPGRHYSHRSR, from the exons ATATTCCCAGTCTCCTTCTCCCTATGGAGCACGCTCTCGATCTAGATCCAGGTCAAGATCCAGATCCTGGTCAAGGCCAAGAGGCAGATCTAGATCGAGGTCCAGAAGTCGTGGAAG GTCTGAAGTTGTGAATCAAGGAAATACATTGTATGTGACTGGTTTATCTACAAGAGTCACTGAAAGAGACCTTGAAGACCATTTCAACAAGGAGGGAAAG GTAAGTTCATGTTTTTTGGTTGTGGAGCCCCGTACTCGTGCCTCTCGTGGTTTCGCCTTTATCACAATGGAAACTGTTGAAGATGCTACTCGCTGCATCAAGCGTCTCCATCAGTCAGTTTTAGATGGTCGATGCATTACTGTGGAGAGG TCCCGGAGGAAACGCCCCAGAACTCCCACACCTGGTCACTATCTTGGGCTGAAAAACACAAGGGACCACG GCTATCGGGGTGACCGTGGAAGGTATCGTGGAGGGCGGGATGATTATGGGTATCGCAGGTCTCCAAGGCGCTCGCCTTATAAAGGTGGTCGCGATTACTCCCCCAGGCGTTCTCCTTATGGTGgaggaagatcaagaagagagcgGTCAAGGTCACTTCCATATTCACCATATGCTAGTCCTGGACGACACTATAGTCATCGTTCTAGGTAA
- the LOC127804867 gene encoding bifunctional nuclease 2 isoform X3 — MVGAQLCCRAVCGFAGFTDQLNAGRQIRSSLCHYSSSSLLRFSFRLGLSHRHCGRSKSVLICCKSSRSFGPESDDNGGPDHDYVEAFVLLSETIRHYRMRMQGFQEEAKWQSSAQSFPRNEVSSIGPAFLRHFQSPTIFLKISCDGDFLLPIIVGEFAIEKLIDSSNEDDSWDCPNQFQLVRNLVEHLGYRVTMVRITERVVNTYFARIFFSKPGENDILSVDARPSDAINVAKRCMHTLVWSPPVQRSMYIVEHFLTSFLVSCLPTFIE; from the exons ATGGTTGGCGCTCAACTCTGCTGCCGTGCAGTTTGCGGCTTTGCTGGTTTCACAGACCAATTGAATGCGGGCCGTCAAATTCGGAGTTCGCTCTGTCACTACTCCTCTTCCTCGCTGCTTCGGTTCTCGTTTCGATTAGGTTTGTCGCACCGGCATTGTGGCAGATCAAAATCGGTTCTCATATGCTGCAAGTCCTCTCGGAGCTTTGGTCCCGAATCGGACGACAACGGTGGGCCTGATCACGACTATGTTGAAGCGTTCGTCCTTCTTTCAG AAACTATCAGGCACTACCGAATGCGCATGCAAGGATTTCAAGAAGAAGCCAAATGGCAATCCTCTGCGCAGTCTTTCCCTAGAAATGAGGTCAGTTCCATAGGACCGGCATTTCTACGTCATTTTCAGAGTCCcaccatttttttgaaaatatcttgtGACGGAGACTTCTTGCTACCGATAATTGTAG GGGAATTTGCTATTGAAAAGCTTATAGATTCCTCAAATGAGGATGACAGCTGG GATTGCCCAAATCAGTTCCAGCTTGTGAGAAACCTTGTGGAACATCTTGGCTATAGG gTTACCATGGTGAGGATTACAGAAAGAGTGGTGAACACTTACTTTGCCAGGATATTTTTTTCCAAG CCTGGGGAAAATGATATTCTAAGTGTTGATGCACGTCCATCAGATGCCATAAATGTGGCAAAGAGATGCATG CATACATTGGTCTGGAGTCCGCCAGTTCAAAGAAGCATGTATATTGTTGAACACTTCTTGACATCATTCCTCGTATCATGTTTGCCTACTTTTATTGAATAG
- the LOC127804866 gene encoding ammonium transporter 2 member 3-like, whose protein sequence is MGEAYRWLPPGLQPDEASPEWLNKADNAWELTAAAMVGLQSVPGLVILYGSMVKKKWAVNSAFMALYAFAAALICWVLWAHQLSFGTGLAPILGKPNWALTQHYLLGQEARSYVPRADYVFYQFAFAAITVILVAGSLLGRMNFYAWMWFVPLWLTLSYTVGAYTIWADGFLKKAGIIDFSGGYVIHLSSGVAGFVAAYWVGPRHSHDRQHFPPNNITHMLGGAGFLWLGWTGFNGGSPVSANPIASLAVLNTHICTASSLFVWLSLDMIVYRKSSVIGAVQGMITGLVCITPGAGVVDSWAALIMGAMSGSVPWYTMMVLHKKSAFFQRVDDTLGVFHTHAVAGALGGLLSGFFADHRLLYLFYGKENMYGLAYGIATGHPRRGLHQMFIQLLGAVFITVWNIVATSLVCFIISRIVNLRMDEDDLEIGDDAVHGEEAYALWGDGERHAPMIRIHMKPRFRNLWRRHH, encoded by the exons ATGGGCGAGGCTTACAGGTGGCTTCCGCCGGGGCTGCAGCCGGACGAGGCGTCGCCGGAGTGGCTGAACAAGGCGGACAACGCGTGGGAGCTGACGGCGGCGGCCATGGTGGGCCTGCAGAGCGTGCCGGGCCTGGTGATTCTCTACGGCAGCATGGTGAAAAAGAAATGGGCCGTAAACTCGGCCTTCATGGCGCTCTACGCCTTTGCAGCGGCCCTCATCTGCTGGGTCCTCTGGGCACATCAACTCTCCTTTGGCACCGGCTTGGCCCCCATCCTGGGCAAGCCCAACTGGGCCTTGACCCAGCACTACCTCCTGGGCCAAGAAGCCCGCTCTTACGTGCCCAGGGCCGACTACGTCTTCTACCAGTTCGCCTTCGCCGCCATAACCGTCATCTTGGTGGCCGGGTCGCTGCTCGGCCGGATGAATTTCTACGCTTGGATGTGGTTTGTTCCGCTGTGGTTGACCCTATCGTACACCGTCGGGGCCTACACCATCTGGGCCGACGGTTTCCTTAAGAAGGCCGGCATCATTGATTTCTCCGGCGGCTACGTTATCCACCTGTCCTCTGGCGTCGCCGGTTTTGTCGCCGCCTATTGG GTGGGGCCAAGGCATTCGCACGACAGGCAACATTTCCCGCCAAACAACATAACACACATGCTGGGAGGAGCGGGGTTCCTGTGGCTGGGATGGACAGGGTTTAACGGTGGATCTCCGGTGAGCGCCAATCCGATAGCGTCGCTGGCCGTTCTGAATACCCATATCTGCACGGCCAGCAGCCTGTTCGTGTGGCTGTCGCTGGACATGATCGTATACAGGAAAAGCTCCGTCATTGGCGCCGTCCAAGGAATGATCACTGGCCTTGTCTGCATCACACCCGGCGCAG GGGTGGTGGACTCATGGGCCGCACTGATCATGGGAGCCATGTCCGGCTCCGTCCCGTGGTACACCATGATGGTATTGCACAAGAAATCAGCCTTCTTCCAGCGAGTCGATGACACTCTCGGCGTCTTCCACACCCACGCCGTCGCCGGAGCTTTGGGCGGCCTCCTCTCCGGCTTCTTCGCCGACCATAGACTCCTCTACTTGTTCTACGGCAAAGAAAACATGTATGGGCTGGCCTACGGCATAGCCACGGGGCATCCACGCCGCGGCCTGCATCAGATGTTTATTCAGCTTCTCGGAGCCGTCTTCATCACCGTCTGGAACATCGTCGCCACGAGCCTCGTCTGCTTCATCATCAGCCGCATCGTCAATCTCAGGATGGACGAGGACGACCTGGAGATCGGCGACGATGCCGTGCACGGCGAGGAGGCCTACGCGCTGTGGGGAGACGGCGAGAGGCACGCGCCGATGATTCGGATCCACATGAAGCCcaggtttcgaaacctctggAGGCGCCACCATTGA